GAGGAAGGACTCGGCTGTGTGCCTGGGAGGCTCCGTAGCCTGGTTTGCTCGGGAATAAAACACTAAGCACGATCCAGCTCTCgcctcttctgtccccctctcctcccGGCGTGGAAAGTGGGGGCCCGTTGCAGACACCAGGACAACTCCCCGTGCCTAGAGCAGTTCTGGCCGTCCTGACTTAGCACCCTGCAGGCTTGGGCCTGCTCACAACCCCTCGGGTGGTTTCTGTGTCACGTGAGGGTCCTGACGCCCCCAGGCAGCCTCCACCCATCCCGTGTctacccccccacaccccagggAAGCAGCTGGTTCCCACGAACTGCTCACTGTTCACACCGGACGTGATGCGTGTGGGCTCCTTGTGAAACTGGGTTGAGTGCCTTATGGCAGCTCCTAGGGTTGATCAGCGACCAGCTGAGCCTGAGcacaggcccccccccccgcccccccatgaCAAAAGTCTATTCTTGCTGCTGGTCCCCCCCATGAGCAGGGCTCAACCACCAGCCGGGTGAGGAGCCGGGTCTGAGTGGGTGCCTAGGCACCTGCCCCTGACGCCGACCCGACCTCTTCTGGGCAACTGCCAGGCTCCAAACATCCCCAGGGCTTGGCAACCAGTCTCCTCCCCACCCGGTTCTGGAATGGTCTATCAGGGATCCTGGGAAAGCCGCCTTGCAGTCCAAAGTTCTACTTGATTGAAAATTGAGGTCCGTTTTAAAGGTTCTTCTCTGAACCGATAAATAaggttttttagtttttctgcaGCGGTATTCCCGAACAGGGCTATAGGCTGGGACCAGGCCCAAGGACGGATGAGGGGAGCCCACAGAAAGGCCGCCATGGGCATCTGTCCTGCCTACCTCCTCTGCCCACCCAGCACACACAGGTGAGGGTCCCAAGCACGAGAGCAGCCGTGCCCTCCCGGCACAGAGCAAGTTCCTGAACAGGGAGGACCGGACGCCAGTCCAGAGGCCCTGAGCGGGAGCCGCTGCGCCTACTGGACGCCTGCCTGCTGCCCCCGAAAGCCCAGTGTGACCGTCCTGGGCCCCAGGGCCTCTGAGCCTCGCCCCACTGCAAGCCCGGCCTGTGGGGgcctcggtgggggggggggggggggtggacccCACCTCTGGGACCACCCACTCACCGTCCAGTCGGGAGGGTCGGACCGAAGAGTGGCCACGGCACTACTCATCCTTAGCGAGCAGCGCTGGCACACAGGCCAGAGGGCCCCGGAGCCGGGACAGCGGCGCGCCTGTGCCCGGGCCGGCCCCCCGTTACCCACCTCGCACCCCGGCGCCCCGCCCACCCGCAGGAACGGGCGCTCTTCTCCTCGGGCTTCCCTTTATTGGCACTTGGGAACAGCACGGTCCTGGGGGTCCCGGGGCGTGTGGGCAGCGGCCAGCCGGCACTGGCGCCAGGCTTGTGCTCAGCTCATGCCTGCTGGGGAATAAAAGACTCAGTGAGCAAACGCCCAGAAGCTGGGAAAGGGTAAGAGAGCCACTGCCACCCCATTGTTTTCAAATGGCACGTCaagaagggggcgcctgagtggctcagtcggttaagcgtccgacgctggctcaggtcatgatctcgaagttcgtgggttcgagccccatgtcgggctctgtgccgacagctcagagtccggaccctgctccagattctgtctccttctctctctgccccggtctctcaaaaataaacatttataaattaaatttaaaaaagcacatCAAGACCATGACGCTGTCAACAGCCAAAACCAACTGCTCAGAAAACCCTCTGTGAACACAGTGACAGAGGAACGGAAACGGGGACACGAGGCAGCTGGTCAAGGTGCCGGGTGGGCAGTTCACACCAGAATCCACCAGTGTGTTATCCTAAATATTCTTACCTTGTTGTGTCAGCAACCCCCAGAGCCCCTCCTCTgtccaccccatcccccactcccccacccccctcagcagATGCGCCAGCAGGGAGAACAACGGGTACCACGAATtcgggttttttaaaaaaattgttccaCCAACgcataaatatttagtaaaagtCAAGAAATGCTCGGACTCGGGAAGCGGGTTCCACGAGGGTCACACAGGACCTTTCCTCCACCGGAAACCCGTTTGTAAGCAAACAGGTGGGCACCCAGGTGTTCATTGTTTAAGACACGCAAAGGGCAAGTGTTCCATTGATACAAGTCCGTCAGCGTTGGCTTTGGCCAACGGGCACCTCCTTCCCGAGCCAACTCCGCTCACCTCGGTCTAGGCCACATactgcttcttcctcttccttttctcggGCTCTGCCAGTAAGAGTTCCAGTTTCCTCTTGAAGAGGATGAGCTTGGGCCCCTTGTCCTTCTCACTCCCAAGTCTGGGAGGCGGCCGGGACCCTCTGGTCCTGCCCTGCGTGTGTCTGCCGGGCTCAGAGGGCTCcgcggtggggaggaggggaccgGCTGCCCTGGGCCACCCCTCCTCCGTCATTCTCCGGTCCTCTGGGGCTCCGGACGGCCCGGCTGGCCACCCTGGCGCCTCGGGGCCGCTGGCCTCGACAGGCCACATGTCCACGTCGTCGGCCTCCGGGGACGCAGGGCCCCAGCTGGCAGCTTTGAGGAGGCGGTCTGGGATTTTTGAGGCGAGAGGATCTTCTACGCGGACCTCTCCTGGACTCCTGGAGGTCGGTGCGTGTGAAGGCACAATACAGGTCACGTCGCCCGGACAACAGGTGCTGAGACTGTAGACAGAATGGCTGGGGGGATCTTCCGAAGACTGGCCGTCGTAAGGATCTAAAAACTGACgacatcatttatttctgagcCAATTAGCAATTTCTACCAGGGTAAAGCACCACACACTTGTCACGCGCAGAAGTTCCTCTTTCCATCACTGATGGTGGCAAATTTTGCATATCTGCCTTGCAATTGTTAAAAATGCATTAGatgggcacccgggtggctccatcagttaagcgtccgactcgattttggcccaagtcatgatctcacagtttgtgagttcgagcaccgcgtcgggctctgcgctgagggactttgtctctccctctctctgccccttccctactcgatctctctctcaaaataaataaacttaaaaaaaaataaataataggggcacctgggtggctcagccaggtaagcatctgactttggctcagatcacgatctctcggttcacaggtttgagccctgccttggggtctgtgctgacagcacggagcccgcttggaatcctctgtccccctctctctctgcccctccccagctggcactcactctcaaaaagaaacattaaaaaaataaaaaattggggcgcctgggtggctcagtcagttaagcatctgacttcagctcaggtcatgatctcacagttcgtgggttcaagccccgtgtcgggctctgtgctgatggctcagagcctggcacctgcttcagattctgtgtccctctctctttgcccctcccctgctcgctcgctttctctgaaaaataaacattaaaaaaattttttttaattaaaaataaaaaatgcattagaCAGATACCCCATAGCATCCAAAAGGCCTGAGGGTCCACCATCACTGGGAGCCCAATCTGAGCCCCATAACTGAAAGCCCTTATCCCAGTGCCGTGCACAGGCCGGTCCACACCACCAGGGGCCCGGGAGGGCGCTGTCTGAGCTCACTTCCTCCCAGAGTCGTTTTCCTGGCCTGCCTGCCTCAGGCTCCCTGACCAAGGGGTGCAGACACGTGCCCCTCACCAGCCACCACCCCCACACGAAGGGCTGTCCAAGGCGGCCCAAAGGGGCTGAGATGAGCATTTAAGTCCAGTGGTCACGGTTTTCAAAGGTGCCCGCGCTCTGTCCTCAAAGGCCACGTGTGCAGGTCAGCAGCTGGCCGCCTCTTTGTGACCGCTGGCTCAGGGGGCCTTGGAACTCTCTGGATCCCTTATCACACGGCTCCACTGCGTGTACCCAACCTCGTACCCGAATTCCTTGACCCGAATTTCCTATTTCTGACCTGACCTCGTACCCGAATTTCCTATTCCTTACTCTAGCTTTTTACCC
This window of the Prionailurus viverrinus isolate Anna chromosome B3, UM_Priviv_1.0, whole genome shotgun sequence genome carries:
- the LOC125168997 gene encoding uncharacterized protein LOC125168997, producing MAGLRSGRPACIRAAFASTRAGFQKRWRNTPHRFKANHKKNHMELIEGIWREFLDPYDGQSSEDPPSHSVYSLSTCCPGDVTCIVPSHAPTSRSPGEVRVEDPLASKIPDRLLKAASWGPASPEADDVDMWPVEASGPEAPGWPAGPSGAPEDRRMTEEGWPRAAGPLLPTAEPSEPGRHTQGRTRGSRPPPRLGSEKDKGPKLILFKRKLELLLAEPEKRKRKKQYVA